The genomic region TTGTGTAGTTGTAAATTGCGTAGGCAATGTCGCCGTTACGGTGAATTTCCTCAAATGTAATTTCCCATTCGTTATGAGATTCAATCCCATCAAACGTAACCATTGGGTATAAAGCACCCTTAAGGCCCTGTTCCTTAGCATTATGGAAGGCACCGTCAATTTGTTGGTAACGATACTTCAACAAGTTTTTGGTAACATTTGGATCCGTAACACCAAGGTAAACGGGAACCGCAAAGGCCTCTGTATCCCAGTATGTGGCACCACCGTATTTTTCACCGGTAAAGCCTTTAGGTCCGATGTTCAAACGAGAATCCTCGCCATAGTACGTTGAGAAGAGCTGGAATAGGTTAAAACGAATTCCTTGTTGCGCTTCATCGTCGCCAGCAATTTTAACATCAGAAACGTTCCAGCGATTTGCCCAAACAGCTTTGTGGGCGTTGAATAAATCACTGTATGATGTTGCAGAAATTTCTTTATTTAATTGGGTTAAACGAGCCTCAAGATCAGCTTGTTTAGGGAAGTCACGTGATGACACAACAACTGTGCGCTTCTGGATAATTGTTTGCTCACCAGCAGCCAGTGTTCCGCTAAAATGGTTCGTCGCTGAGACATCGGTTTGGTCTGCAGACTCACTGTTCCAGTCCGTGACAACTGTTGATAAAGCACCAACCGTAAATTGTGGTGTTCCAAAGTCGTTTGGCTTTGTTTCCGCAATAACTTCGGCTTCATTATCAGTCTTAGCAACTTTCAAAACGTCCCAGAACTTTTCATCGTAATTGGCGTCTTCATTTTGTACATCAGCATCAACGGATGAACTGAATTCAACCTTAGCTTCTTTAGAACCCACATTCTTCAAGATAATCCCTTGAACAACGAGTTCCTTAGTTGCAGCACTGACAAATCGTTCAAATGAAATCTGAACCTTTGCGCCACCCTTTTCAACAGTGAAAACCCGTTCGAGAACGGCCTGTTGCATATCTAAATCAAGGTTGAAGTCACTCACCTTGTCCTTAGCCAAATCAACAACTTCACCGTTGATTTTAATGCCAACCTTGATAAAGTTGATTGCATTAATCACTTTGCCAAAGTACTTAGGATAGCCGTTTTTCCACCAGCCAACCTTTGTCTTATCTGGAAACCAAACGCCACCAATGTAGATTCCGGGAAGCGTGTCGCCACTGTAACCTTCCTCAAAGAATCCACGCATGCCGAGGTTACCATTTGCAAGACTGGTCATTGATTCTTGAAGACGTTTATCGTCTGGATTAAGTTTAGTGGTCACAATGTGCCACGGTGATACGTCAAATGTTCGTTTCATCATTCAGACTCCTTTAATTTTTATGCGAATACTTCTTTAATACTGCTTACTGAGAAGGCACCGACTAACATCAAGATACCGGCTAAGAGAA from Latilactobacillus sakei subsp. sakei DSM 20017 = JCM 1157 harbors:
- a CDS encoding glycoside hydrolase family 65 protein — its product is MKRTFDVSPWHIVTTKLNPDDKRLQESMTSLANGNLGMRGFFEEGYSGDTLPGIYIGGVWFPDKTKVGWWKNGYPKYFGKVINAINFIKVGIKINGEVVDLAKDKVSDFNLDLDMQQAVLERVFTVEKGGAKVQISFERFVSAATKELVVQGIILKNVGSKEAKVEFSSSVDADVQNEDANYDEKFWDVLKVAKTDNEAEVIAETKPNDFGTPQFTVGALSTVVTDWNSESADQTDVSATNHFSGTLAAGEQTIIQKRTVVVSSRDFPKQADLEARLTQLNKEISATSYSDLFNAHKAVWANRWNVSDVKIAGDDEAQQGIRFNLFQLFSTYYGEDSRLNIGPKGFTGEKYGGATYWDTEAFAVPVYLGVTDPNVTKNLLKYRYQQIDGAFHNAKEQGLKGALYPMVTFDGIESHNEWEITFEEIHRNGDIAYAIYNYTNYTGDKSYVQHEGAKVLTEISRFWADRVHFSERNGKYMIHGVTGPDEYENNVDNNWYTNILAQWTLKYTLEILPEVAPEVAKDLNVTDAEKKQWQDIVDRMYLPEDKKLGIFVQHDGFLDKDIKPVSSLPKDQLPLNQNWSWDKILRSPYIKQADVLQGIWDFIDDFTPEQKKANFDFYEPLTVHESSLSASIHAILAADLHYEEKATELYERTARLDLDNYNNDTVDGLHITAMTGGWLAIVQGFAGMRVRNGELHYAPFLPKKWQSYQFRQLFRGRLIEVTVDQSGTKLDLLDGDPITVDLDGKKEELK